The DNA window CGTGTCGGCGACTGTCTGGCGGAGGGAGGCTCGCCCGCAGAATGTGGGCCGGACTATGGTGTCTACGCAGAGACGAACCCGCTGGAAGAGATGGACCTGCCTGAGGGCATCCACACTGTCGACATGCTCGACCACATCTGTCCCGAGGGATCCTGCCCCGCGGTGATCGGCAACGTGGTGGTCTACCGCGATGCCAGCCACCTGACCAACAGCTACGTGGAGACCCTGGCGCCGATTCTGGACGAGAAGCTGCGTGAGGAGATGCCGCACCTCTACCGGTGAGCCAGCGGCGCGCCTGATCGAGGCTGATCAGGCGCGCCGAACGCGACGATCGGGTCGAACTCGGGTCCGCCGTCGTGGCTCAGCTGTGGTGACGGCTCGGGAGGAGCTTCCTCACGGCCTGCTTCATACGGCGGGCGGCCCTGCGGTCGACGCGCTGCCGGAGACGTTCATCGGCCAGAGTGCGGTGCGGCAGCGCTGCTTCGAGCGCATCGAGGTCGATGGCAGTGCTCGGTAGAGCCGCCTTCTCTGCGATCGCCTGCAGATCGAGGTTCTCCAGATCCGCGGAGGTGACGTCCACACGCGCAGGAGCCCCGCCGGGCAGCGAGGAGCTGTCCAGAGTGGAGAAGAAGTCCTCGAACTTGAAGTCAGCGCCACCCAGGGGCGCATCGGAGATGTTCAGCCACACCCAGGGCACGCCGTAGGCCTGCGCCACGATGAGGCCGTGCATGGAGGTCGAGACGCAGGCACGTGCGCCTGCGATCTGAGAGACCACAGTAGTGAGGTCGTCCCGGACGTCGCAGACGTCGAAGACGGCTTCGTCGATCGTGGAGAAGCGTGTGCGGTGCTTCATGTGCGGGACGAAGGCGATGCGCCGGTCCCCGTCGGGCGAGTTGGGGGTGAACAGCCGTGGCAGAAGCAGCGCCGGGTCGCCATAGACCTCCGGAACTGTCCATCCGAGCTTCTCCTGCAGCTCATGCCGAGTGAGATGGCCGCGCACCGCGTGAACCTCTGTGGTTCTGCGTCGGCGCAGGCCGCTGTCCTCGCTGAGCGGGCGCATCAGACCCGAACCCCAGATATCGACCCGGGGTCGGTTGATCATCTGGACGATGGAACCCACGAGAGCCGAGGCGCGGCCCACCGCGGGGATGGGTGAGTCCTTGGTGGACCGCACGTTCACCACATGTCTGCCGGTCATCGTCGAGACGATCCACGGACCGATCGCGTCTCCGAAGTTGGCCTTCCGGTCCCACCAGAAGCCCCGGATGATGTCCTCGTCCGGGGTCTCTCCGTGCTCCACCTGGGAGACGGTCTGCATCCGGGAACAGATGAACGACACCCATCCCGCCACGGTGGTCAGCGCGGCACGTCTGGTGGCGCGGCGGCCGCTGAGGACCTCGAGCTCGTGATGCTCCTTCGGCGCGGCCTTCAGCAGAGCATCGGTGACCAGCACGTTGCGCAGCACGCGGCGATTCTCGTCGCCGGATCCGTGGCAGGTCAGGCGGAGGCCAGCCGGGATCTGGGTGGCTCGAACGGTGACCTCGCCGAAAGCGGTCGGGAACTCCCAGCTGAGCGAGTCACCTGAGGTGGTCAGTGACACCTGCGTGTCCTGTGGGAAGGGGGACCGGTCTCCTACGCTGTCGGTGAGCAGATCGGTCAGAGCGGTATGGCGCGGCATGGGGAAGCTTTCCGTGGGGTGGGAGACGGGTCTCAGGTCAGGGAATAGGTAGCCAGCGTTTCAAGGTGTCCGGCATCGTCGTCGCCGCTGAGAGTCAGCTGTCCAATGCGGTGACCGGGAGCCGGCTCGATCACAGTCTCGAAGACGCCCGCGGAGGCACCGTCGTTCTCGGCCTCAGCGGTCTGCGTCTCCACGGTGGTCGAATATCCGCCGGCTTGGTCAGGGGAGAAACCCGCACGCTTCATGAACGCCTGCGGGGCGGGTGCCTCCGGATCGGTCTGCTCCAGTGCCACAGACACAGTGATCTTCGCACTCTCGCTGTAGGAATCCGTCCTCCCGAAGAGCAGGAATGCACCGTGAAGCTGCGGTTCGAAGCTTGCGCCCTGCGTCCCCAGCGGCGCCCCCTCAACGTCTGCGATGCTCACAGCGTTCTCTTGAGGGCACAGATGGAGTCGACGGAACACATGGGGGTAGTACTTCTCCAGAAGGGACGGATCTGCCTCCGGCTTCTTCTCGGCCTCCTTGATCATCTTGGAGAAGAAGGGTGTCTCGTCCTCGGAGAGCGTGCTGTCCTGGCTGACGTGGCGCGATTGGAAGAACCCGGGTTCCCTCGAGTCCAGAACCGTGGGGAACTGGGTGTCGAGATAGAGATGGCCCTTCTTGGGCGGGCTGGTTTGGAGCCCGAGGAAGTCTCCGTCCGGCGTCTTCTTGTGGATCGATACGAGCCCCGCCGCGGCTTTCGGGAAGTAGCGATACCAGGGTTTGATGTAGCTCTGGGAAGTGCGCAGAGCCGAATACGAGTGGGGGAACGAGATGCGCCAGCCCACGTGCTCCGGATCCACATAGGGGATCATCCGCTCGAAGAAGTTGATCGGCAGGACGTCGTCGTCATCCAGACGGTAGATGGCGAAGAGCCTGTCTTCCGGCAGGCGCCCTTTGAGCACCCGGTTGAGCACCTTCTTGTTCGGAGCACTGGGCGCGACGAAGGAAGGCGCCACGTTGATGTGCAGGAAGGGGTGGCGCTGGGCCGCCTCTTCCAGAGCCCGGCGATATGTGGAGGGCAGCGAATCGGAGATGTGCACGATGTGCACCAGGTCGCAGTCCTCAGCCGCTTCCAGGGATTCGGCCAGCTGGGGAAGGCTCTCGTCGATGAAGAGCTCAGTGCGAGGAGCCATGCGATCGTCCGAGTACAGCCAGCGGGTGTACTCCTCCTCCGAGAAGCGGCTGTCCTTCCGGGTGGCCTTGAAGCTGCCCGAGCTGTAGGCGTGGACGCTGAATCGCGTGTGGCCGATAAAGAGCCTGCGCATGCGGTGGCGTGTCTCCTCCGGGATAGTCATGATCTGAGCCTGAGGCGCAGCTGGGCCTCGTAGAGGTTTCGCGGCAGCACCTGGCTGTCCAGGGCTTCGGTCGCGGAGTGAAGGATACCGCGGAACTCCGGTTCCTGCTGCGAGATCTTATCGGTGCCCCGGATCCCCACCATGGCGCTGTACGGTGCGTGTTCTTCCAGCCGCAGCGCATAGGAGCGATTGTTTCGGACCTCGATGTTCCAGTGGCAGAATCGGGCGCCCCAGTGGGGGCCGGCCTTCTTCGCTCCGCCGACCACGCCGCGGTTGGTGATGCGGATATCGGTGCGCACGTTGTCGAAGGGGATCCTGCGGTGAGAGTCGAAGGTCCCTACCATCTCCCCGTCGGCCCACGCATTCCCAGAGGAATAGCCTTCCACGTTCAATCCGTGGGTCAGGGAGCCCTTCGGGAGCTTGGTGGTGGGGGATTCGATGGCGAAGGTCCGGACCAAGTTGTCGTGGGACTGCTCACGGCAGATATAGCTGTGGTGATGTGCTCTGCCCCGGACAGTGGTCTCTTGGAGCGTCACGCCTTTGGTGGAGGTGAGACCGAAAGCGTTGTCGCTGTTCTCCACGGTCACCCGCCGAGCCCAGCAGTTCAATGCGGCCTGGAAGTGGGGTCCGTTGTAGCCCAGATCCTGATTATGCGGCTGAGGATCCACCACCGGCATGTGCAGGGTGACGTCCTCGAGACCGGACTCTTCGATCCGAGGGCCCAGGGTCAGGAAGCGCGGATTCCATTCAGGTCGCAGATCGAACCGGAGCGGTTGGGCCAGGGTCACGGTTTCGGCCCCTGTCTGAGCGATCTGCACCGGCCAGCGCAGTGCGGAGTAATTGGGCTGACGGTGCAGTGAGGATGCCCCGGTCTGCCAGTCGTAGCTGGACTCGGGAAGATCCCCGCAGAGGTGCCGCAGTAGGCTGTGGTCTGCGATGTTGTCCACAACCAGTAGGACATGATCACCTACGGAGAAGTCTCCGGGGTTCTCCACCCGGACGCGGCTGGCTCCGCGTGGTGCCGCAGCAGCCGCGCTGAGTATAGCGTTCCCCCGCCACCCTTCATTGGATCCCCAGGCCCAGTCCTGTTCCTCGAGGCCGTGTCGCACAGCCTGAGGCAGGAACCAGATCAGTCCTCCGGCCCACGACCATTCGCCGCTGCGCGAGGTGCGGTAGCAGTGCTCGAGCGGCCGGCGGAAGTGGAGCCGAGTGTTCTCCTGGCCTTCTCCGCTGAGCAGCACACGAGAGTGCTGGACCCAGACGACACCGTCGAGGGCATAATCCCCGGCAGGGATTCGAACGGTGCCGCCACCGGCAGCACCGGCGGCTTCGATCGCTGAATTGAAGGCTGCGGTGTCGTCAGTATGCCCGTCCGCCGTTGCCCCATAGGCCCGCACGTCGAAGACCGGAGAGGACTCTTCCTGTCCTTCGGGTGTGGAATTCGGAAGCGGTCTCTCTCCACGGTGGTAGCCGGCATACGAGACGTTGGGCACCTGGGGGTGTGTATCAGGACGGCGGCGGTACTCGCGCCAGAGACGGGCCGAACGGTCTCTGTGGAACAGTCGACGGACTGCTCGGGCGCCTTGGGAGACTAGCGTCATCTCAAGCTCCTGAGCGGCTGATCATGCCCTGGACCAGAGAGTCGGCCACAGGACGGCCGCGACCGATCCAGGGGTAGTGGTGTACGGCGATGCTGGCGCGGGTGTTCACGTGCAGCACGTGTGCGCCGTCAGTGCTCTCCAGGTCGGGGACCAGGAGGTCGACTGCTGCGGCGCGGCATCCGGGGACCGCCCAGCAGCTTTCGATGGCCAGTTCCCGAAGGGCCGACCCCAGTCCGGCGGTGACATCGACGGTGACGCCGCCGAGGCGCATATTGACTCCCGCGGAGAACTGGTAGATCTCACCGGTGCGGCTGACCTCATCTGCGATCCCGCCGTGCTCCTCGCTTGGGGTCAGAAGATCGGGCGCGAAACGGCCGAAGAGCGGGTGAAGGCTGCGTGCCTCTTCTGCGGCTCGGAAGATCTGATCAGTGGTCCGCTTCCCGTCGCCGACGCCGAACAGCGGCAGCCGGATGAGCGCACTGACGACTTTCTCTCCGACGACGAACGCGCGCAGGTCGATACCGGAGCACTGTTCCTCGATGACGACTTGGTCGCTGGCATCCGGGGTCCCCAGCTGACGTGCCTGGAGGGCCAGGTTCCAGGCAGCTCCCACATCTGACTCGGCCGTGACCCCCAGGGAGACTCCGGCACCGGACTGGCCGGAGGCTGGTTTGACCACCGCAGGCCGGTTCAGCGACTTCAGGTATGACTGAGCCTCCTCGCCTTGTTGTGGGGAGAAAGCTCGTCCCCGGGGAACTGCGATCCCCGCGGACTTGAGGAAGCGCTTGCCCAGGTCGATGTCTGAGGCGCTGAGGCGGGCTTGTTCGCTGGCCAGCGAGGTCTGGTTGATCTCGAAGCCGCCGACGGTGCGGCTTCCACGCCCCAAGACGTAGAGGTTTCCCTGAACGTTCTGGATGCTGAGCCGCTGGCGCCGGGCTGCTCGACTCAGCAGCGCGCTGGGCGCGTCGGCCCGACGCCCGCCGTAATCGGTGGGCGAGACGCCGGAGAGCTGTTCCGCGATGTATGTCCTGACCTCGGGATCCATGGCGAGACCTCGGCTCAGGCGCGTCGCGGAGGCAACGGGTATCCGACGATCTCGTCGAGCTCGATGGTCTCCGCCTTGTCCGGGACCAGGCGGACAGAGGTCACGTTGACCCCGGCAGGGGGCTCGATGGGAAGGACATGCCCGAATCCGCTGGACTTGTTCGGCATATAGCGCCAGTAGGTGCCGTCGCGTTCGGAGTAGCGCAGCTTGGCCGCAGACAGGAACTTCTGGTGGACCTCACGCTGGCTTTCAGGGATGTCGAGGGTCAGGCGCACCTGGATCTGGTTGGGCTTCAACGACTTCCCGCCTGCCGGCACCACCTGCAGACTCAGCGGGCCCTGCTGGTCCCAGGACAAGTCCAATCCGGGGCGCTCCAGAGTGCATGCTGCCTGCAGCTGGACGTCTCGGCCCTCGGGGCCGGGGGTCAGAGTGGTCTTGTCCGCCACCAGCGGGAAGAGCTCAGCCACTTTGTCGAGGTCGGCAGGGCCCTCGCTGAGAATGCGTCCCATGGCCTCCGGGTAGAACGGACGGACCTCGCCTTCGACGGTGCTGTCCTGGCTTTCATGCCTGATATGGAAGAAAGCGGGTTCGCGGGAGTCGATGATCGTCGGGTTGTACTGGTCGAGGATCGTGTGTTTGGGGGCTTTGAGGTTCAGGATCTCACCGTCGGTGTCCTGGGCGCAGATGGCCATGGGCCCGAATGCGCTCTTGGGGTAGTAGTAGTCCCGGGCGAACGTGAACTCGCCGTCCATGCGGATGGCCGAGATGCCGCTTCCCAAGGAGACCCACCAACCGATGTGCTTAGGCGTGACGTAGGGGGCCATCTGAGAGAAGTAGTTGACCGAGAGCAGGTCGTCGTCGTCCAACCGGTAGACACCGAAGGGTGCGTCGGTGACGTTGTGCTTCTGCAGCGCGCGGCGGACCAGAGTCTTGGAGGGCGTGGAGCTCACTGCGTTCTTCGTCTCGTTGAGCTCCAGGAAGTCGTACTTCTGAGCCGCGTCGATCAGCTGCTGCTTGTGCTCCTGCGGGAGCGAGGGGGAGAACGAGACGAAGTGGACGACGTCGTGGTGCTCAGCCGCCTTGGCCAGCTGGGGGAGGGAGAGCTGAGTGAAGATCTCGGTGCGGGGTGCGAGGCGGGCATCGCTGTACAGCCAGTCGGTGTATTCCTTCTCGCTGAAGCCGGCGCCTCGGCTGCTGTCACGGGTGGCGTTGAAGTAGCCGGACCCGTGCTGGTGGACGCTGAAACGGGTGTGACCGATGAAGAGACGGCGCTCAGTCACCGCTGGGTTCGTGGCCGCGGGCTCTGCCGTCTTCTGCGCGGGTCCCTGCGATGTGACCTTCCGGGCGATGCGTCGGCCGACGGAGAGTCCGCGGCGGATGGTCCCGGAGAGGGTAGACATGGAGAAGGCCTTTCGGTCTGGAGCTGCGGTGCCGGCCGGCGCTGGGGGCTCAGTTCGGCCCGCTGCAGCGGCGTCTTGCGCCGCCGAGTATAACAACGGGGACTCGGCTGAATCCGGCGCCACGGCGGGGGCGTCGGAGTCCGTCTCCTCCCACAGGTGTGCAGGAAACGCGGCCAGCAGAGCGTCGGCGTCGAACTCTGGGGCGGGCAGCGGGCCCAGTCGCTGCGCCTCCTCGAGATCCTTGGCGACTTCGGCCTGCGGACGACCGGTCCCTTCGAGATAGTCCCGGTACTTGAACTCAGGCTCGACGTCAGAGGCGACCGGGCGGGCAGGTACGCCATAGGCCTCAGCCACCACCGTTCCGTGCAGGGACGAGCCGATGACGAACCTGCTGTGCGCCAGAGTGGCCAGGCACTGTTCCAACGGGGTGCGCGGGTTCAGCACATTGGGCAGATGCGCCACAGCGGGGTAGTCGTGGAAGTTTGGCACGATGGTGACATCGGAATGGAACAACGGGTCGCCGAGTTCCTTACGGGGGAAGAGCTGCGCACAGAGCAGGCCCGGGTCACCGTAGATCTCAGGCACCTGCAGGCCTTGCTCCTGCAGGAAGGCTCGCGTCCGCGGACCACGGACGGCGTGGACCTGAGTTCCCTCCAGGCGATACCGCTTCTCAAGAGCCTTGCCGTTCACCCCGCTGCCCCAGACATGTGCTCCGGGACGGGAGAAATGCAGGATCGATCCCACAGAGAGCAGGTCGTGTGCAGCGTCCACATCCGAGTCCCAGGTGATGCCTCGGGAGATGAGGATCCTGCGCACCAGCTCTGGGCCCAAGACGTCGCCGAAGTTGTTCAGCGGAGTCTTCTCCGGGAAGGCAGGGTCGGTCGGGATGACGCGCTCTGGGTTGAAATGGATGACGCGCACAGGACCCAGGGCGAGGGACTGCACAGGCGGCTCCTGTCTGGTCGAAGGGTGAGGAGGCTCAGCCGGACAAGGGGCGTGCGAGCCGT is part of the Nesterenkonia lacusekhoensis genome and encodes:
- a CDS encoding glycosyltransferase; the protein is MTIPEETRHRMRRLFIGHTRFSVHAYSSGSFKATRKDSRFSEEEYTRWLYSDDRMAPRTELFIDESLPQLAESLEAAEDCDLVHIVHISDSLPSTYRRALEEAAQRHPFLHINVAPSFVAPSAPNKKVLNRVLKGRLPEDRLFAIYRLDDDDVLPINFFERMIPYVDPEHVGWRISFPHSYSALRTSQSYIKPWYRYFPKAAAGLVSIHKKTPDGDFLGLQTSPPKKGHLYLDTQFPTVLDSREPGFFQSRHVSQDSTLSEDETPFFSKMIKEAEKKPEADPSLLEKYYPHVFRRLHLCPQENAVSIADVEGAPLGTQGASFEPQLHGAFLLFGRTDSYSESAKITVSVALEQTDPEAPAPQAFMKRAGFSPDQAGGYSTTVETQTAEAENDGASAGVFETVIEPAPGHRIGQLTLSGDDDAGHLETLATYSLT
- a CDS encoding polysaccharide pyruvyl transferase family protein, which produces MSLTTSGDSLSWEFPTAFGEVTVRATQIPAGLRLTCHGSGDENRRVLRNVLVTDALLKAAPKEHHELEVLSGRRATRRAALTTVAGWVSFICSRMQTVSQVEHGETPDEDIIRGFWWDRKANFGDAIGPWIVSTMTGRHVVNVRSTKDSPIPAVGRASALVGSIVQMINRPRVDIWGSGLMRPLSEDSGLRRRRTTEVHAVRGHLTRHELQEKLGWTVPEVYGDPALLLPRLFTPNSPDGDRRIAFVPHMKHRTRFSTIDEAVFDVCDVRDDLTTVVSQIAGARACVSTSMHGLIVAQAYGVPWVWLNISDAPLGGADFKFEDFFSTLDSSSLPGGAPARVDVTSADLENLDLQAIAEKAALPSTAIDLDALEAALPHRTLADERLRQRVDRRAARRMKQAVRKLLPSRHHS
- a CDS encoding glycosyl hydrolase family 28-related protein, with protein sequence MPNVSYAGYHRGERPLPNSTPEGQEESSPVFDVRAYGATADGHTDDTAAFNSAIEAAGAAGGGTVRIPAGDYALDGVVWVQHSRVLLSGEGQENTRLHFRRPLEHCYRTSRSGEWSWAGGLIWFLPQAVRHGLEEQDWAWGSNEGWRGNAILSAAAAAPRGASRVRVENPGDFSVGDHVLLVVDNIADHSLLRHLCGDLPESSYDWQTGASSLHRQPNYSALRWPVQIAQTGAETVTLAQPLRFDLRPEWNPRFLTLGPRIEESGLEDVTLHMPVVDPQPHNQDLGYNGPHFQAALNCWARRVTVENSDNAFGLTSTKGVTLQETTVRGRAHHHSYICREQSHDNLVRTFAIESPTTKLPKGSLTHGLNVEGYSSGNAWADGEMVGTFDSHRRIPFDNVRTDIRITNRGVVGGAKKAGPHWGARFCHWNIEVRNNRSYALRLEEHAPYSAMVGIRGTDKISQQEPEFRGILHSATEALDSQVLPRNLYEAQLRLRLRS
- a CDS encoding glycosyltransferase yields the protein MQSLALGPVRVIHFNPERVIPTDPAFPEKTPLNNFGDVLGPELVRRILISRGITWDSDVDAAHDLLSVGSILHFSRPGAHVWGSGVNGKALEKRYRLEGTQVHAVRGPRTRAFLQEQGLQVPEIYGDPGLLCAQLFPRKELGDPLFHSDVTIVPNFHDYPAVAHLPNVLNPRTPLEQCLATLAHSRFVIGSSLHGTVVAEAYGVPARPVASDVEPEFKYRDYLEGTGRPQAEVAKDLEEAQRLGPLPAPEFDADALLAAFPAHLWEETDSDAPAVAPDSAESPLLYSAAQDAAAAGRTEPPAPAGTAAPDRKAFSMSTLSGTIRRGLSVGRRIARKVTSQGPAQKTAEPAATNPAVTERRLFIGHTRFSVHQHGSGYFNATRDSSRGAGFSEKEYTDWLYSDARLAPRTEIFTQLSLPQLAKAAEHHDVVHFVSFSPSLPQEHKQQLIDAAQKYDFLELNETKNAVSSTPSKTLVRRALQKHNVTDAPFGVYRLDDDDLLSVNYFSQMAPYVTPKHIGWWVSLGSGISAIRMDGEFTFARDYYYPKSAFGPMAICAQDTDGEILNLKAPKHTILDQYNPTIIDSREPAFFHIRHESQDSTVEGEVRPFYPEAMGRILSEGPADLDKVAELFPLVADKTTLTPGPEGRDVQLQAACTLERPGLDLSWDQQGPLSLQVVPAGGKSLKPNQIQVRLTLDIPESQREVHQKFLSAAKLRYSERDGTYWRYMPNKSSGFGHVLPIEPPAGVNVTSVRLVPDKAETIELDEIVGYPLPPRRA